In Etheostoma spectabile isolate EspeVRDwgs_2016 chromosome 20, UIUC_Espe_1.0, whole genome shotgun sequence, the following are encoded in one genomic region:
- the cox16 gene encoding cytochrome c oxidase assembly protein COX16 homolog, mitochondrial, producing the protein MFTLKALQKNKTVKYGIPMLLLVVGGSFGLREFTQIRYDAQRIRKKLDPSLEAKVNVQKQSAMLEEEYEKLKEVNLEEWRNIRGPRPWEDSREYQEQQRARQNKKD; encoded by the exons ATGTTTACCTTAAAGGCtttgcagaaaaacaaaacggTCAAATATGGAATCCCTATGCTT TTGCTCGTAGTTGGAGGTTCCTTTGGCCTGCGAGAGTTTACACAAATTCGCTATGATGCACAGAGGATcagaaaaaag ctGGATCCGTCACTGGAAGCCAAAGTAAATGTCCAGAAGCAGTCAGCCATGCTGGAGGAGGAGTATGAG AAGTTGAAGGAGGTGAATTTGGAGGAGTGGAGGAACATCCGCGGTCCCCGTCCCTGGGAGGACTCCAGGGAGTACCAGGAGCAGCAGCGCGCCAGGCAGAATAAAAAGGACTGA